The Priestia koreensis genomic interval GGATTGATTCGGTGTGGATTCCTCCTATCACAAAGGCAGAGTCTCCTCAAGATACTGGCTATGCTGTTTACGATTTGTACGATTTAGGTGAGTTTGATCAAAAAGGCGAACGACGAACCAAATACGGAACAAAAGAAGAGCTAGAGGAGGCCATTAAAGCCTGTCATGATCATGGGATTAATGTGTATGTAGACGTAGTGATGAATCATAAGGCAGCTGCCGATGAGACGGAAACATTTCAAGTCATTGAAGTCGACCCCAATGACCGTGAAACAGAAATTTCCGAACCGTTTGATATAGAGGGTTGGACGAAATTTACCTTCCCGAACCGAGAACAGAAGTATTCTTCTTTTACTTGGAACTTTAATCACTTTAACGGGACAGACTTTGACCAGAAAACAGGGAAAAAAGGTGTATTTCGCATTTTAGGAGAAAACAAATCATGGAATAACCGTGTGGATGATGAGTTTGGAAACTATGATTATTTGATGTTTGCAAATATCGATTACGCACACCCAGAAGTAAGAGAAGAAATGATTAAATGGGGCAAATGGTTACAGGAAACGCTTGGGTGTGACGGATACAGATTGGATGCGATTAAACATATCGATCACCGCTTTGTGGAATCATTTGTGAAAGAAGTAACAGATACAGCCAACCGCCCTTTTTATATATTCGGTGAATTTTGGAACAACGACCTTGAGGCTTGTGAGGAGTTTTTAAATAACGTCGATTACCAGCTTGATTTATTCGATGTGATGCTACACTACAATCTTCACGAGGCATCTAAAATGGGACGAGACTTTGATTTAACGACGATATTCAATGATACACTCGTACAAACCAATCCTCTTCAGGCCGTTACGTTTGTGGACAACCATGATTCACAGCCAAATGAGTCCCTAGAATCGTGGATAGACGACTGGTTTAAGCAAAGCGCGTATGCCCTCATTTTACTTCGTGCTGACGGCTATCCTTGCTTATTTTACGGAGATTACTTAGGCATTAACGGGGACGAGCCGATTGAAGGAAAGAAAGAAGCCATTGATCCTCTGCTTTATGCTCGCTATGAGAAAGCATACGGGGAACAGGATGATTACTTTGATCACCCAAACACGATCG includes:
- a CDS encoding alpha-amylase, producing the protein MERNHTMIQFFEWHIEADGEHWNHLKEWAPELKKRGIDSVWIPPITKAESPQDTGYAVYDLYDLGEFDQKGERRTKYGTKEELEEAIKACHDHGINVYVDVVMNHKAAADETETFQVIEVDPNDRETEISEPFDIEGWTKFTFPNREQKYSSFTWNFNHFNGTDFDQKTGKKGVFRILGENKSWNNRVDDEFGNYDYLMFANIDYAHPEVREEMIKWGKWLQETLGCDGYRLDAIKHIDHRFVESFVKEVTDTANRPFYIFGEFWNNDLEACEEFLNNVDYQLDLFDVMLHYNLHEASKMGRDFDLTTIFNDTLVQTNPLQAVTFVDNHDSQPNESLESWIDDWFKQSAYALILLRADGYPCLFYGDYLGINGDEPIEGKKEAIDPLLYARYEKAYGEQDDYFDHPNTIGWVRRGIDELSGSGCAVILSNGDNGEKRMFVGENRAGEEWKDLTGNREDTITIEEDGFATFPVNGGSVSVWALPTEE